Proteins encoded in a region of the Pocillopora verrucosa isolate sample1 chromosome 11, ASM3666991v2, whole genome shotgun sequence genome:
- the LOC136284298 gene encoding histamine H2 receptor-like — MNELFCKEFLDYFPTYTELKDLRLTFITNCIFNNFITHTSIMLNIVTIYAIHKTSAMAKTLKTLLLSLAFSDLAVGLFSQPLYTFFLVKCLQLDNLNCDTYQVLIISGYLFSTASFFGVVAVSVDRFLAVHLHLRYQELVTHRRVVVVVIGKWLCSAFVSLITLWGLPGTRDLIGSVVAAFGFTVTFVVYTRIYFIVRRHKKQIHSMKVQEVAHSDEMKNFIVLIKSTVSLFYVYILLLICYLPFFICSAVIRILGSSIASKHFFLYSLTLIFLNSSLNPVIYCWKMRHVRHAIMDILRKMSRKSNRPLRINYNRSLSVVQIDN; from the coding sequence ATGAACGagttattttgtaaagaatttTTGGATTATTTTCCTACATACACAGAACTTAAAGATCTTCGTTTGACTTTTATCACCAACTgcattttcaacaattttataACTCACACCTCCATCATGTTGAATATTGTGACAATCTACGCTATCCACAAAACTTCGGCAAtggcaaaaactttgaaaactctgctgcTGAGTCTTGCCTTCTCGGACCTTGCTGTTGGTTTGTTTAGCCAACCATTATACACTTTCTTTCTAGTCAAGTGCTTACAACTGGACAATCTTAACTGTGATACTTATCAAGTGCTGATTATTTCAGGTTATTTATTCTCAACTGCTTCCTTCTTTGGTGTTGTGGCTgtaagtgtagacaggttcttagctgttcatcttcatctcagatatcaagagcttgtgactcacaggcgtgttgttgttgtggtgatCGGCAAATGGTTGTGCAgtgcatttgtttctttgataacGTTGTGGGGGTTACCTGGTACTCGGGATCTTATAGGGTCAGTTGTTGCAGCTTTCGGTTTCACTGTCACTTTTGTGGTGTACACCAGGATATATTTTATTGTACGACGGCACAAGAAACAGATTCACTCTATGAAAGTACAAGAAGTAGCTCATtctgatgaaatgaaaaactttaTTGTTCTTATCAAATCCACAGTTAGCTTATTCTACGTATATATCTTGTtgttgatttgttatttgcctttttttatttgctcggCTGTTATTCGAATCTTGGGCTCGAGTATcgcttcaaaacatttttttctttactcatTGACTCTCATATTTcttaattcatctttgaaccctgtcatttactgctggaagatgagacacgTTCGACACGCTATCATGGACATACTGCGAAAGATGTCTCGGAAGAGCAATCGGCCATTACGAATAAACTACAATCGATCATTGAGTGTTGTCCAAATTGATAACTGA